A single genomic interval of Selenobaculum gibii harbors:
- a CDS encoding ABC transporter substrate-binding protein, which yields MKLGKLCKVISLAVIMVFFFTGCGANITADQKQTAPVWAPNLKPLSEPVTVTVGMKLVTSDAGILIGMARGYYEALGIKIEPVQFNTGQEMINQLAAGQLDVGATVSSAGLFNAMSRDIPIKIVADKGNNVADQGYYRLVVRKDLENTIKNYSDLKGKKIAIVGTASLDEISLDRVLAKGNMTLADVDVQVIRSFADILVSFGNQSIDAAMLIEPFVTQGMNKGLLSPWKDPVEYDPQAQTAILVFGKSLTQNKDVANRFMTAYIKSVRDYNDAFFKGINKAEMIDLLCKYSVVKDANLYKTMFPTGINPNGYVKANGVALDLDWYKKNDLLKQSIELDETLDNNFVNYALTQLGEYK from the coding sequence ATGAAATTGGGTAAATTATGTAAGGTTATTAGTTTAGCCGTGATAATGGTATTTTTCTTTACTGGCTGCGGAGCAAACATAACTGCTGACCAAAAGCAAACTGCACCTGTTTGGGCGCCGAACTTAAAACCATTAAGTGAGCCAGTCACAGTAACAGTTGGCATGAAGCTGGTGACTTCGGATGCTGGCATTTTAATTGGGATGGCAAGAGGTTATTATGAAGCTCTGGGAATTAAAATTGAACCAGTTCAGTTTAATACTGGGCAAGAAATGATCAATCAACTGGCAGCAGGACAACTAGATGTTGGTGCTACTGTTTCATCGGCAGGTTTATTTAATGCGATGTCAAGGGATATTCCAATAAAGATTGTAGCGGATAAGGGGAACAATGTTGCAGATCAAGGGTACTATCGATTGGTAGTTCGTAAAGATTTAGAAAATACAATTAAAAATTATAGTGATCTTAAAGGTAAAAAAATTGCAATTGTAGGAACTGCCTCTTTAGATGAAATTTCTTTAGACAGAGTTTTGGCAAAGGGAAATATGACATTAGCTGATGTAGATGTACAGGTAATTCGTTCATTTGCTGATATCTTAGTTTCCTTTGGTAACCAAAGTATTGATGCGGCAATGTTGATCGAACCTTTTGTGACACAAGGAATGAATAAAGGTTTATTATCTCCATGGAAAGATCCAGTAGAATATGATCCTCAGGCGCAAACTGCAATCTTAGTCTTTGGAAAAAGTTTAACGCAAAATAAAGATGTGGCGAATCGTTTTATGACTGCTTATATAAAATCAGTACGCGATTATAACGATGCTTTTTTCAAAGGGATAAATAAAGCTGAAATGATTGATTTACTTTGCAAATATTCTGTAGTTAAAGATGCTAATCTCTATAAAACGATGTTTCCAACAGGTATTAATCCAAATGGTTATGTGAAAGCAAATGGGGTAGCTTTAGACTTAGATTGGTATAAGAAAAATGATTTACTGAAGCAATCGATTGAATTAGATGAAACATTAGATAATAACTTTGTTAATTATGCATTAACGCAATTAGGAGAATATAAATAA
- a CDS encoding ABC transporter permease: MKIQSNNLSVLRVISILSPVTLLVIWEALAQCRLIDIRLFSSPYLILKAFLPLLFSGELLYHTMISVQRILFGFVAGAIPGIVLGIAMGLSPIVRCALEPMINATYPIPKLALMPLILLIFGLGETSKIFTIAIGVFYLVVINTLTGVLNIEKIYLDVAKNFGASKKNFYLTVALPGALPMIFAGLKLGMGMALILIVAAELSAAQAGVGWMIWRAYDMFDIERMFVALMMLSVLGYIFSIILDWLERLALPWKQQS; this comes from the coding sequence ATGAAAATACAATCAAATAATCTAAGCGTGCTTCGTGTCATTTCCATATTGTCGCCCGTTACACTACTTGTCATATGGGAAGCGTTAGCGCAGTGCAGATTGATTGATATTCGCCTGTTTTCTAGTCCGTATCTTATATTAAAAGCTTTTTTACCGTTACTTTTTTCAGGAGAATTACTTTATCATACGATGATTAGTGTACAGCGGATATTATTTGGGTTTGTCGCTGGAGCTATTCCAGGAATCGTTTTAGGTATTGCAATGGGATTATCCCCGATCGTTAGGTGTGCATTAGAACCAATGATTAACGCGACGTATCCGATTCCAAAACTGGCATTGATGCCTTTGATTTTATTGATTTTTGGACTTGGAGAAACTTCGAAAATATTTACAATTGCAATTGGTGTGTTTTACTTAGTAGTTATTAACACATTAACTGGTGTATTAAATATTGAAAAAATTTATTTAGATGTTGCCAAAAATTTTGGCGCAAGTAAGAAAAACTTCTATTTGACAGTAGCATTGCCAGGAGCGTTGCCGATGATTTTTGCCGGATTAAAACTAGGGATGGGAATGGCGTTAATTTTAATTGTCGCTGCAGAACTGTCAGCGGCGCAAGCTGGTGTAGGTTGGATGATTTGGCGAGCTTATGACATGTTTGATATTGAGAGGATGTTTGTAGCATTGATGATGCTATCTGTACTTGGGTATATATTCTCAATTATTTTAGATTGGCTGGAACGTTTAGCATTGCCGTGGAAACAGCAATCTTGA
- a CDS encoding MocR-like pyridoxine biosynthesis transcription factor PdxR: MTGQDEQFVNFISIQLDKTKKIALYVQLYDAIRELIIEGKLSHGYLLPPVRKFAAFLTINAGTVMNTYKLLEQNGYIFSRGGSGSYVAELKAAEADEKSEKEDEFDAISMLTPTMDESYINLASIALNPELISVESFKRVINEVLDRDRGYAFSYQESQGFYPLRESISVYLKERGVEARPSNVQIISGAQQGIDIVAKALLDYGDYVFVENPTYSGAIAAFRSRGAKIIEISMQEDGIKIEELEEKLRTFRPKLIYVMPNIQNPTGYSYSTVKRNRLMGLARYYNTIILEDDYISELTYSKKSMAPLKAIDRDDRVIYLKSFSKIFMPGLRLAFLTIPAKLVNRLLAIKHNSDISTSGLTQRAFDLYLRKGIWLEHIETIRKLYLDRFKMTLDAIERFIPSDVVYKRPQGGLSIWLTLPEGISAKAVVETARTKEVLLTEGTPFFPRQAVDRYIRISFATVSPEAIWRGVEIIGKIITGLVNSKEDF; encoded by the coding sequence ATGACAGGGCAAGATGAACAATTTGTTAATTTTATCTCAATACAATTAGATAAGACGAAGAAAATCGCATTATATGTACAGCTATATGATGCGATTCGTGAACTTATTATTGAAGGAAAATTGAGTCATGGATATTTGTTACCACCTGTACGTAAGTTTGCTGCGTTCTTGACAATTAATGCGGGAACGGTGATGAATACGTATAAGTTGTTAGAACAGAATGGCTATATATTTTCTCGGGGCGGAAGTGGGAGTTATGTTGCCGAATTAAAAGCAGCAGAAGCAGATGAAAAGAGTGAAAAGGAAGATGAGTTTGATGCGATATCCATGCTCACGCCTACAATGGACGAATCTTATATCAACCTTGCAAGCATTGCGCTTAACCCCGAGTTAATTTCTGTAGAATCTTTTAAAAGGGTAATCAATGAAGTGCTGGATCGCGATCGGGGCTATGCATTTAGTTATCAGGAAAGTCAAGGGTTTTATCCGCTTCGCGAATCAATATCCGTCTACTTAAAAGAACGTGGCGTTGAGGCTAGGCCTAGCAATGTGCAGATCATTTCTGGTGCGCAGCAAGGAATTGATATTGTTGCAAAAGCACTGCTTGATTATGGCGACTATGTTTTTGTGGAAAATCCGACCTATTCAGGTGCGATTGCTGCATTTCGTTCACGCGGTGCTAAGATTATCGAAATCAGTATGCAAGAGGATGGAATAAAAATCGAAGAATTAGAAGAAAAGCTAAGAACTTTTCGTCCCAAGCTAATTTATGTTATGCCGAATATTCAAAATCCAACGGGGTATTCTTATTCTACGGTGAAACGTAATCGATTGATGGGACTCGCTCGGTATTATAATACGATTATTTTAGAGGATGATTATATCAGTGAACTTACTTATAGCAAGAAGTCTATGGCGCCATTAAAAGCCATTGATCGCGATGATCGGGTGATTTACTTAAAAAGCTTTTCGAAAATTTTTATGCCGGGACTTCGGCTTGCATTTTTAACGATACCTGCAAAGTTGGTGAATCGTCTCTTAGCAATCAAGCATAATTCGGATATATCAACGTCGGGGCTTACACAGCGTGCGTTTGATTTATACTTACGAAAAGGAATATGGTTAGAGCATATTGAGACGATTCGCAAACTTTATTTAGATCGATTTAAGATGACTTTGGATGCGATAGAGCGATTTATTCCGAGTGATGTTGTATACAAAAGACCGCAAGGGGGATTATCCATTTGGCTTACTTTGCCAGAGGGGATTTCTGCAAAAGCTGTTGTAGAAACTGCTAGAACGAAAGAAGTATTGTTGACGGAAGGTACTCCATTTTTCCCACGTCAAGCGGTTGATCGTTATATTCGCATTAGTTTTGCTACAGTTTCTCCTGAAGCGATTTGGCGTGGTGTGGAAATTATCGGGAAGATTATTACTGGTTTAGTAAATTCAAAGGAGGATTTCTAG
- the pdxS gene encoding pyridoxal 5'-phosphate synthase lyase subunit PdxS: MENRYQLNKNLAQMLKGGVIMDVTNVEQAKIAEAAGAVAVMALERVPADIRKEGGVARMSDPKMIREIKAAVSIPIMAKARIGHFVEAQILEAIGIDYIDESEVLTPADDVNHIDKSAFKIPFVCGARNLGEALRRIGEGASMIRTKGEAGTGNVVEAVRHMRTMVNDMRRVQMASETELMTIAKEFGAPFDLIKYVHEHGKLPVVNFAAGGIATPADAALMMQLGVDGVFVGSGIFKSGDPVKRAKAIVEATTFYNDPVKLAEISEDLGEAMVGIEIDTLDKNERLASRGW, encoded by the coding sequence ATGGAAAACAGATATCAATTAAACAAAAATTTAGCTCAAATGCTTAAAGGCGGCGTCATTATGGACGTAACCAATGTTGAGCAAGCAAAAATTGCCGAAGCAGCCGGTGCTGTCGCTGTCATGGCACTTGAACGCGTACCTGCGGATATTCGCAAAGAAGGTGGCGTCGCTAGAATGTCCGATCCAAAAATGATTCGCGAAATCAAGGCAGCTGTTTCTATTCCTATTATGGCAAAAGCAAGAATTGGTCATTTTGTTGAGGCACAAATTCTAGAAGCTATCGGTATTGATTACATAGATGAAAGTGAAGTATTAACACCTGCTGATGATGTAAACCACATCGATAAATCCGCATTTAAAATTCCATTTGTTTGCGGTGCACGAAACCTTGGTGAAGCGTTACGCCGTATTGGTGAAGGTGCATCCATGATTCGTACCAAAGGTGAAGCCGGTACAGGGAATGTTGTCGAAGCAGTTCGCCATATGCGCACAATGGTAAACGATATGCGTCGCGTACAAATGGCATCCGAAACTGAATTAATGACCATTGCAAAAGAATTCGGCGCCCCTTTTGATTTAATCAAATACGTACATGAGCACGGTAAATTACCAGTCGTGAATTTTGCAGCAGGCGGAATCGCGACACCTGCGGATGCAGCCTTAATGATGCAGCTTGGCGTTGACGGTGTATTCGTAGGTTCTGGTATCTTTAAATCCGGCGATCCAGTAAAACGCGCCAAAGCAATCGTAGAAGCAACAACTTTCTATAATGATCCTGTCAAATTAGCTGAAATCTCCGAAGATCTAGGCGAAGCAATGGTTGGCATTGAAATTGATACATTAGATAAAAATGAACGCCTCGCTAGCAGAGGTTGGTAA
- a CDS encoding ABC transporter ATP-binding protein produces the protein MNQDKEYIKIDHVGRVFQTAQGKVSAIEDVNVKIKEGEFFSIVGPSGCGKTTLLRILAGLEKATTGSININLRDRSKPLTSVVFQEQSIFPWLTVLDNVAYGLKMRNVPRKEREAVAAYYIDMIGLTKFAKSYPCQLSGGMKQRVSVARAFANDPAILLMDEPFGALDEQNRIILQQELLDIWCRMKKTTIFITHSIDEALCVSDRIMIMTAHPGTVKEIVDIDLKRPRDISKIRTSLRYNELFQQIWHSLSEEVLKVKRRELKNEKNG, from the coding sequence ATGAATCAAGATAAGGAATACATTAAGATTGATCACGTAGGCAGGGTGTTCCAGACAGCACAAGGCAAAGTTTCAGCTATAGAAGATGTGAATGTAAAAATAAAAGAAGGCGAGTTTTTTTCTATCGTTGGACCGAGTGGTTGTGGGAAAACGACGTTGCTTAGAATCTTGGCAGGGTTAGAAAAGGCAACGACAGGGTCAATCAATATAAATTTACGTGACCGTAGCAAACCGTTAACATCAGTAGTATTTCAGGAGCAATCTATTTTTCCTTGGCTCACCGTATTAGATAATGTTGCTTATGGATTAAAAATGCGTAATGTGCCCAGGAAAGAAAGGGAAGCGGTTGCCGCTTATTACATTGATATGATTGGATTAACGAAGTTTGCAAAATCATATCCTTGTCAATTATCGGGCGGAATGAAACAAAGGGTGAGTGTAGCGAGAGCTTTTGCAAATGATCCAGCAATCTTATTGATGGATGAACCTTTTGGTGCATTAGATGAGCAAAACCGTATTATTCTTCAGCAAGAATTACTCGATATTTGGTGCCGAATGAAGAAAACAACAATATTTATCACCCATAGTATTGATGAAGCGTTATGTGTGAGTGACCGTATTATGATTATGACTGCCCATCCTGGAACGGTGAAAGAGATCGTCGATATTGATTTAAAGCGGCCACGTGATATTTCGAAAATACGAACTTCTTTGCGATATAATGAGCTATTTCAGCAAATTTGGCATAGTTTAAGTGAGGAAGTTCTTAAAGTAAAACGGCGAGAGTTGAAAAATGAAAAAAATGGTTGA